The following are encoded together in the Apus apus isolate bApuApu2 chromosome 7, bApuApu2.pri.cur, whole genome shotgun sequence genome:
- the GPR88 gene encoding probable G-protein coupled receptor 88, with the protein MPNASSWSASSPLLLLWQDSSGTHIFLSLLYAVLAISGTLSNVMVIYLVFSFKKLQTTSNAFIVNGCAADLSVCALWMPQEAVLGLLPPNSSSLRSVEYRLLRGGLLSLGLTVSLASHLLVAFNRYVLITKLPSVYQALYQRRHTGCMIGLSWALALLLVPLLPGLWTPGSAQQPPPRHSDGSSRYTALLIALAVLGQTALLLHCYLGIVRRVRGSAKRVSVLNFHLLHQLPFPAAPPPPRRAQRRLSSVSVLLLCCVFLLGTQPLVWVSLLGFFLRPAPPALQAASWLLLCSLSALNPLLYTWRSEEFRRAARSVLPRGEGPAAAPRPAAAAGPAAAPPCPQLPRRRSTAGSASAAAAPR; encoded by the coding sequence ATGCCCAACGCCTCTTCCTGGAGTGCtagctcacctctgctgctgctctggcaggactCCTCTGGGACCCACATCTTCCTGTCGCTGCTCTATGCAGTCTTAGCTATCTCAGGGACTTTATCCAATGTGATGGTCATCTATTTAGTCTTCTCCTTCAAGAAGCTGCAGACAACCAGCAATGCCTTCATCGTGAACGGCTGTGCGGCAGACCTAAGCGTGTGTGCCCTGTGGATGCCccaggaggctgtgctggggctgctgcctccCAACTCCTCCTCCCTTCGCTCAGTGGAGTATCGGCTGCTCCGAGGGGGCCTCCTCAGCCTCGGCCTCACCGTCTCCCTGGCCTCTCACCTGCTGGTGGCTTTCAACAGGTACGTGCTGATCACCAAGCTGCCCAGCGTCTACCAGGCCCTCTACCAGCGGAGGCACACGGGCTGCATGATCGGGCTGTCCTGGGCCCTCGCCCTGCTCCTGGTCCCGCTGCTGCCCGGGCTCTGGACGCCgggctctgcccagcagccGCCCCCGCGGCATTCGGACGGCAGCTCTCGCTACACCGCCCTGCTCATCGCCCTGGCCGTGCTGGGCCAGACCGCGCTGCTGCTCCACTGCTACCTCGGCATCGTGCGGCGGGTGCGGGGCAGCGCCAAACGGGTCAGCGTCCTCAACTTCCACCTCCTCCACCAGCTGCCCTtcccggccgccccgccgccgccccgccgcgcccaGCGCCGCCTCAGCAGCGTCTCggtcctgctgctctgctgcgTCTTCCTGCTGGGCACCCAGCCCCTGGTGTGGGTCAGCCTCCTGGGCTTCTTCCTGCGCCCGGCGCCGCCCGCGCTGCAGGCcgccagctggctgctgctctgctccctctcgGCCCTCAACCCCCTGCTCTACACCTGGCGCAGCGAGGAGTTCCGCCGGGCGGCCCGCTCCGTCCTGCCCCGCGGCgagggccccgccgccgccccgcgccccgcggctgccgccggccccgccgccgccccgccctgcccgcaGCTGCCGCGGCGGAGGAGCACAGCGGGCAGCGCCAGCGCCGCGGCCGCGCCGCGCTGA